A window of the Cryptococcus neoformans var. neoformans B-3501A chromosome 9, whole genome shotgun sequence genome harbors these coding sequences:
- a CDS encoding hypothetical protein (Match to EST gb|CF192658.1|CF192658), with translation MYEPHLVDFANQHSHDNEGMSLLEELDKIAPIKRFDAFPKVESTYTIKSRRGGVLTALVGLIIFLLVLNDLGEYLYGAPDYAFQVDSEVQKDLQLNVDLTVAMPCRYLTIDLRDAVGDRLHLSNSFAKDGTHFNVGTATFIKNNPSSTTPSASEIISSSRRRTPNQQSSFSGIKRLFGLDSSASSNRRTSQGHTAYRPTYDKVQDGPACRIYGSVEVKKVTANLHITTLGHGYMSFQHTDHHLMNLSHVVHEFSFGPFFPAIAQPLDQSYEITEQPFTIFQYFLRVVPTTYIDASRRKLITSQYAVTDYSRSFEHGKGVPGLFFKYDLEPMSVIIRERTTSLYQFLIRLAGVVGGVWTVAAFALRVFNRAQKHVSKAVMGEKEYIPSSFHTPSPAIKQDQSGYFGNDPSATLVSRATSWVSGNSPGGGRSG, from the exons ATGTACGAGCCACACCTCGTAGACTTTGCAAACCAGCACAGCCATGATAACGAGGGCATGTCCCTCCTCGAAGAACTCGACAAGATTGCGCCTATAAAGCGCTTTGATGCCTTTCCAAAG GTCGAGTCTACGTATACGATAAAATCTAGAAGAGGCGGTGTCCTCACAGCACTGGTTGGACTGATCATATTCCTGCTTGTTCTT AACGATTTGGGCGAGTATCTGTACGGCGCCCCGGATTACGCTTTCCAAGTGGATTCGGAGGTACAAAAAGACCTTCAGCTGAATGTGGATCTGACTGTGGCCATGCCATGTCGCT ACCTTACGATCGATCTGCGTGATGCTGTTGGAGATCGATTACACTTGAGCAACTCTTTCGCAAAAGATGGG ACCCACTTTAACGTCGGAACAGCCACTTTTATAAA AAacaacccttcttcaacgacGCCCTCTGCCTCTGaaatcatctcctcctctcgccGCCGGACACCCAACCAACAATCCTCATTCTCGGGTATCAAGCGTCTCTTCGGCCTTGACTCTTCCGCCTCGTCCAACCGCCGCACGTCCCAGGGACACACTGCCTACCGACCAACGTACGACAAGGTTCAAGATGGGCCCGCATGTAGGATTTACGGGAGTGTAGAGGTGAAAAAGGTGACTGCAAACTTGCACATCACAACGCTCGGTCATGGGTATATGAGCTTTCAGCATACCGATCATCATC TGATGAACCTTTCACACGTCGTGCACGAGTTTTCATTCggtcccttcttccccgcCATCGCCCAACCTCTTGATCAAAGCTACGAAATAACAGAACAGC CGTTCACCATTTTCCAATACTTTCTCCGCGTCGTGCCCACCACCTACATCGACGCCAGCCGCCGGAAACTGATCACCTCTCAATACGCCGTCACGGACTATTCTCGATCGTTTGAGCATGGCAAAGGCGTACCCGGCTTGTTCTTCAAGTATGACCTCGAGCCCATGTCGGTCATCATCCGCGAACGAACGACGTCGTTGTACCAGTTCCTCATCAGGCTAGCCGGTGTAGTCG GCGGAGTATGGACGGTGGCCGCGTTTGCGCTCCGGGTGTTTAACCGAGCACAGAAACACGTTTCAAAAGCTGTCATGGGCGAGAAAGAGTATATCCCGTCTTCGTTCCATACACCGTCTCCGGCTATCAAGCAGGACCAATCGGGGTATTTCGGGAATGATCCCTCGGCGACGCTGGTGTCAAGAGCAACAAGCTGGGTATCGGGAAACAGTCCCGGTGGGGGACGATCTGGGTGA
- a CDS encoding hypothetical protein (HMMPfam hit to Radical_SAM, Radical SAM superfamily, score: 57.4, E(): 3.8e-14): MVKLPSASRIRSLATVPSTATRAFATVNPTPPAAQPTKSKPRFEKLDDGLTFDDFLSGDVPPENERVVLGNTKQPRLPSFLKHPIPTGASYSGIKKELRGLGLHTVCEEAKCPNIGECWGGGKGNATATIMLMGDQCTRGCRFCSVKTSRAPPPLDVHEPENTAEAISRWGLGYIVLTSVDRDDLVDGGAAHIASTISKIKQKAPNILVEALTPDFATKGVNVIHTVASSGLDVFAHNVETVERCTPFVRDRRAGFSQSLKVLEEAKKGAKAAGREILTKSSIMLGVGEMEEEIHETLRRLRASDVDVVTFGQYMRPTKRHMKVDRYVEPEEFAKWKNVAEGMGFLYVASGPLVRSSYKAGEFFIENVLKKRRAAAAEHAASQLSTQPPEIAAKV, from the exons ATGGTAAAGCTCCCCTCAGCATCCCGCATCCGTTCTCTCGCCACCGTGCCCTCCACGGCCACCAGGGCTTTCGCTACCGTCAATCCCACCCCTCCTGCCGCCCAGCCCACAAAATCCAAACCTCGTTTCGAAAAGCTCGACGATGGATTGACTTTTGACGACTTTTTATCAGGCGATGTTCCCCCCGAGAACGAACGTGTGGTTCTGGGTAACACGAAACA ACCTCGTTTGCCATCTTTTCTCAAGCACCCGATCCCCACTGGCGCTTCCTACAGCGGTATAAAAAAGGAACTCCGTGGATTAGGACTACACACTGTCTGTGAAGAAGCCAAGTGTCCCAACATTGGCGAATGCTGGGGCGGCGGTAAAGGAAATGCGACGGCGACGATCATG TTGATGGGCGATCAATGTACGAGAGGATGTCGATTCTGCTCTGTAAAGACCTCCAGGgcacctcctccactgGACGTCCACGAGCCGGAGAACACTGCGGAAGCAATCAGCCGATGGGGTTTGGGTTACATTGTACTGACAAGTGTCGATCGAGATG ACCTGGTGGACGGTGGTGCGGCCCATATCGCCTCTACGATTTCCAAAATCAAGCAAAAGGCACCCAATATCCTCGTCGAAGCGCTTACTCCCGACTTCGCCACAAAGGGCGTCAACGTTATCCACACCGTTGCTTCCTCTGGCCTTGATGTCTTTGCGCATAACGTGGAGACTGTTGAAAGGTGTACGCCGTTTGTACGAGATAGGCGGGCGGGGTTCAGCCAGAGTTTAAAAGTGTTGGAAGAGGCCAAGAAGGGAGCCAAGGCCGCGGGCAGGGAGATTTTGACAAAGAGCAGTATCATGCTGGGTGTcggggagatggaagaggagatccACGAAACACTGAGAC GGTTACGCGCGTCGGACGTTGACGTTGTCACTTTTGGTCAATACATGCGACCGACAAAACGACACATGAAGGTGGACCGGTATGTCGAACCTGAAGAGTTTGCGAAATGGAAAAACGTTGCCGAGGGGATGGGGTTCTTGTATGTGGCCAGCGGACCTCTTGTCAGGTCAAGTTACAAG GCTGGTGAATTCTTTATTGAAAATGTACTCAAGAAGCGACGTGCAGCTGCTGCCGAGCACGCTGCTTCCCAATTATCTACACAGCCGCCAGAGATCGCTGCCAAGGTGTAA
- a CDS encoding hypothetical protein (HMMPfam hit to CHCH, CHCH domain, score: 42.8, E(): 9.6e-10) — protein MATHRSAVLNDKPYSDPNPLPSNVPHVDELGVTSAPLKSASFFIGQHCKEVNEDFMLCKQENRDPAHCLAEGRKVTRCAQELINKLRETCLTEFDAHWQCLEKNNQYFQACRKPEKALNQCVFTKLGLTKNIPGSPEGRPQIHEKESPIYSRVQK, from the exons ATGGCCACACACCGCTCCGCCGTCCTCAACGACAAGCCGTACTCTGACCCCAACCCTTTGCCCTCCAATGTCCCCCATGTCGATGAGCTCGGCGTCACCTCCGCCCCCTTGAAAAgcgcttccttcttcattggTCAACATTGCAAGGAGGTGAACG AGGACTTTATGCTGTGTAAGCAGGAGAACAGGGATCCGGCCCACTGTTTGGCGGAAGGCAGAAAGGTGACACGGTGCGCGCAGGAGCT GATTAACAAATTGAGGGAGACGTGTCTGACTGAGTTTGATGCCCACTGGCAATGCTTGGAAAAGAACAACCAG TACTTCCAAGCATGCCGAAAACCGGAAAAGGCACTCAACCAATGTGTCTTTACAAAGCTT GGCCTCACTAAAAACATTCCCGGATCACCAGAAGGACGACCGCAAATCCACGAAAAGGAGTCGCCAATCTACTCGCGGGTACAGAAATAG
- a CDS encoding hypothetical protein (Match to EST gb|CF186651.1|CF186651; HMMPfam hit to U-box, U-box domain, score: 119.4, E(): 8.1e-33) — translation MSRCCRRASQYEASPIKCLNCLLITLSPVFLPTMADNSNLSDADKIRLKRLARLGTSTPIPSQTQPQQQPSSSSTPEPHHPPSASSRLLANLPPAASPTSSSPAIVSPKPSASTKPDPQAVQPKLSVTPSLSLKRPSSASTPRDEPVGPRIVHTKPIQPLVKTEYKAWETEKVGQVFAVTLSKQKAQETDWSLCWLKDLEQELNEENYPSPLRTDIELADRLLIARLSMDPTLMAQSDDPDALTILAGLPQNETVFEYLAGCWKRLYQASRDANRYAFSEDEKSQWGKSMDKIKGLVVSYCGMTIEDPTMFPQPAEKPLGPAEFLPLLLSVHQPSSGDLLMSTPSVPTPLSGPLQPNDLLPFLQDLAAGFDDDTLKDVISPTLSLFFQEWFKITPTPDIMGAEWRRYLGAMNLLVQVKHIAAFLPTLPIWVAPNVTAPKLEWQSLLGPLTRLSVFPREFPEIWKTYFSNPTERKKEDIDANKSNLRFTLGSLHSSLFNVYNAIVRASPDAREGILDFFTLALRLNEKRAGMRVDPRTVSSDGYMTNLQVVLLKLFEPVMDARFSKIDKVDPAYYKSSKRIDISEETKIKGAKEEADEYFGSSMDVDTKPNFISDLFFLLNSYLHLGVVKTISTRIRAEKNLSEIEKELKRVEASTGDWANNATLQAQGEATIKKLKSDMSVLHASIHAYDTQLLDRDMIRMVVSFLSFVMTWLIRLVDPNHQYPASPLNLPLPKEAPMAFRMLPEFFIENIAEYFEFLAKYDPDALDDVDKDIFITFAITFLSPNYVNNPFLKAKLVTIISYGLYPMGYWRHGPLFDRLSILSVATDHLMPTLIRFFIDVEITGGHTQFWDKFNFRRDIGHIFKAMWTNPLHREAFVKSRHDDFDQFIRFVNMLMSDTTFHLEESLTGLAKIGQIESQKANTASWEALPQSEREDLDGQLRQTEGSVPWHTQMGLSNVKLIRDFTATTREPFVAPEIVDRLAASLDENLTALVGPKMSDLKVSNPDKYYFKPKDLLAAIAQIYLNLSVESEFIRAVANDGRSYSKDLFMKFARTLKNRAIMTEGEVAEVISFTQKIEDMKATISMEDEREIPDEFLDPLLSTLMKDPVILPVSRVTIDRGTIRTVLLSKEVDPFNNVPLKYEDCIPDTELKAKIDAWLAESNAKQADSVMDVDQL, via the exons ATGTCGCGTTGTTGCCGCCGCGCAAGTCAATACGAAGCGTCACCCATAAAGTGCTTGAACTGCTTACTTATTACTCTCTCCCctgtcttcctccccaccaTGGCTGACAACTCAAACCTTTCAGACGCTGACAAG ATCCGTCTCAAGCGTCTCGCCCGCCTCGgcacctccacccccaTCCCCTCGCAGACCCAGCCACAGCAACAGCCCTCGTCCAGCAGTACTCCCGAGCCTCATCACCcaccctccgcctcctcaaGACTTCTTGCAAACCTTCCTCCCGCTGCTAGTcccacatcctcctcccccgcTATTGTGTCCCCAAAACCCTCTGCTTCTACCAAACCTGACCCTCAAGCCGTCCAACCCAAGCTTTCCGTCACCCCCAGTCTTTCTCTCAAGAGACCATCATCTGCTAGTACCCCCAGAGATGAACCGGTGGGTCCGAGAATTGTGCATACCAAGCCAATCCAGCCACTTGTCAAGACGGAATACAAGGCATGGGAGACCGAGAAGGTTGGGCAAGTATTCGCTGTTACACTAAGT AAGCAGAAGGCTCAGGAAACCGATTGGTCCCTTTGTTGGCTCAAAGATCTAGAACAGGAGCTCAATGAAGAAA ACTATCCTTCTCCGCTCAGGACCGATATAGAGCTAGCTGATAGACTTCTCATTGCCCGTCTCTCCATGGACCCCACGCTTATGGCTCAGTCCGATGATCCCGATGCCCTTACGATTCTTGCAGGACTACCTCAGAATGAGACTGTCTTTGAATACCTTGCTGGGtgttggaagaggttgtACCAAGCCAGTAGGGACGCCAACCGGTATGCCTTCTCCGAAGACGAAAAGAGTCAATGGGGCAAATCAATGGATAAGATCAAGGGGCTGGTTGTCTCATATTGTGGTATGACGATCGAGGACCCTACCATGTTCCCTCAACCAGCAGA GAAACCGCTTGGGCCGGCCGAATTTCTcccgcttctcctttcaGTTCATCAACCGTCATCCGGTGATCTTCTCATGTCTACCCCTTCCGTCCCGACGCCGCTATCTGGTCCCCTTCAGCCCAACGACTTGTTACCTTTCCTCCAGGACCTCGCTGCCGGTTTTGACGATGATACTTTAAAAGATGTCATCAGCCCGACACTGAGTCTATTCTTCCAAGAGTGGTTCAAGATCACTCCTACCCCGGATATCATGGGTGCGGAGTGGAGGAGATACCTCGGTGCTATGAACTTGTTGGTACAAGTCAAACATATAGCCGCGTTT CTGCCCACTTTACCTATTTGGGTGGCGCCAAATGTGACAGCTCCAAAACTCGAATGGCAATCGCTTTTAGGTCCCCTTACACGTCTGAGTGTTTTCCCTAGAGAATTC CCTGAAATTTGGAAGACTTACTTTTCTAACCCTAccgaaaggaagaaggaagacatTGACGCGAACAAAAGCAACCTTCGATTTACCCTCGGAAGCCTACAT TCATCCCTGTTTAACGTCTACAATGCCATCGTCCGTGCATCACCAGATGCCAGAGAGGGTATTCTTGACTTTTTCACACTTGCTTTGCGTCTCAACGAGAAGCGTGCGGGAATGCGAGTTGACCCTCGAACCGTCTCCTCAGACGGCTACATGACGAATCTTCAGGTCGTGCTGCTGAAACTGTTTGAGCCGGTAATGGACGCCAGATTCTCCAAAATTGACAAAGTTGATCCAGCATATTATAAATCCTCGAAAAGGATCGATATCTCAGAAGAGACAAAGATTAAGGGcgccaaggaagaggcggatgAATATTTTGGAAGCTCCATGGATG TGGACACGAAACCAAACTTCATCTCCGACTtgtttttccttctcaatAGCTATCTCCATCTTGGTGTAGTCAAGACTATCTCAACTAGGATTCGAGCTGAAAAAAATCTGAGTGAAATAGAAAAGGAACTGAAGAGAGTTGAGGCATCCACAGGCGATTGGGCAAAT AATGCGACATTACAAGCACAGGGCGAAGCAACAATTAAAAAGTTGAAGAGCGACATGTCTGTTCTTCATGCTTCTATTCACGCCTACGACACGCAGCTTTTGGATCGAGATATGATTAGAATGGTTGTCTCCTTCCTCAGCTTTGTTATGACATGGCTCATCCGCCTTGTCGACCCAAACCACCAGTACCCAGCGTCGCCTCTTAATTTACCGTTACCAAAAGAAGCTCCAATGGCTTTTAGGATGTTGCCAGAATTTTTCATCGAAAACATCGCAGAGTACTTTGAGTTCCTCGCCAA ATATGATCCCGATGCGCTTGATGATGTAGATAAGGACATCTTTATTACCTTTGCCAtcacttttctttctcccaaCTACGTTAATAACCCTTTCCTCAAAGCTAAACTTGTCACG ATTATCTCATATGGCCTGTATCCCATGGGCTACTGGCGCCATGGTCCTCTCTTTGACAGACTTAGTATACTCAGCGTGGCCACAGACCACTTGATGCCAACTTTGATCCGTTTCTTCATCGATGTGGAGATCACTGGAGGTCATACGCAATTCTGGG ACAAGTTCAACTTTAG GCGCGACATTGGCCACATCTTCAAAGCCATGTGGACAAACCCTCTCCACCGGGAAGCATTTGTCAAGTCTAGACA TGATGACTTTGATCAGTTTATTCGCTTTGTCAACATGCTCATGAGCGATACTACATTCCACCTCGAAGAGTCCTTGACCGGTTTGGCCAAGATTGGACAAATAGAGTCTCAAAAAGCCAACACTGCTTCGTGGGAAGCATTGCCCCAGTCAGAGCGGGAGGATCTCGATGGTCAGTTGAGGCAGACGGAGGGTAGTGTCCCATGGCACACGCAGATGGGCTTATCAAATGTCAAATTGATTCGAGACTTTACGGCAACCACACGAGAGCCATTTGTTGCTCCCGAGATTGTTGACCGTTTGGCAGCA TCCTTGGATGAGAACCTTACAGCTCTCGTTGGCCCAAAGATGTCGGATCTTAAAGTATCCAACCCCGACAAATACTACTTCAAGCCTAAGGACCTTTTAGCAGCTATTGCTCAAATCTACCTCAATCTTTCCGTCGAATCTGAATTCATCCGTGCTGTCGCCAATGATGGTAGAAGTTATTCAAAGGATCTGTTTATGAAGTTCGCTAGGACTTTGAAGAACAGAGCCATCATGACTGAAGGAGAGGTAGCCGAGGTTATCAGCTTTACGCAAAAAATAGAAGACATGAAAGCGACAATATCAATGGAGGACGAGAGGGAGATTCCGGACGAGTTTTTGGATCCATTGTTGTCGACTT TAATGAAAGATCCTGTCATCTTACCAGTATCTCGAGTGACCATTGATAGAGGCACCATTCGAACTGTCTTGCTTTCAAAGGAAGTCGACCCTTTCAACAACGTGCC GCTGAAGTACGAGGATTGCATTCCCGACACAGAGCTAAAGGCCAAGATCGATGCGTGGCTGGCGGAGAGCAACGCAAAACAAGCGGACTCGGTGATGGATGTTGATCAGCTGTAG
- a CDS encoding hypothetical protein (HMMPfam hit to Sugar_tr, Sugar (and other) transporter, score: 377.3, E(): 1.9e-110), giving the protein MFFKRNSTDTPKPPKHAPDRDTIPSLEDLGVQLHPDTARYVADSEALAHAIGGNGLKDVFSSGLVLIASFATCMGGLLFGFDQGILTIVLTMKQFLGQFPDIDPDVSSSAAFHKGLMTALLELGALIGALQAGFVADKYSRKSAIGLGSVWFVIGAILQTSSFSYAQLVVGRLVGGLGVGLLSAVAPMYISEIAPPNIRGALLAMEATTINGGIVIMFYITYGSRHIPGDWSFRLPFLVQIAPCILLIFGLWKLPYSPRWLAQAGRDEDALHALVRLRGYPATDPRLQAEWISIRAEAIQNREVIVKSHPSLQGEDFMSEFKLEIASWIDMFKPKLIRRTIIGPTLMMFQQFSGISALVYYSPTLFEQLGLDYTMQLDMSGVLNIIQFVATGLAFFILDRVGRKPPLLFGSVATTICHVIVAVIMAKFSHDWVRYNKEAWVAVAFIFIYIFSYGVGWSPVPWAMPAEVHTSSRRAKGVAITTVFNWLGNFIIGLITPPMLENIKYGTFIFFATFCFLSGLYVWFFCPEPMGKTLEQMDQIFHSNTAHEDNLAKSDIQAAILGISIAGPLSGSAIAGKVGDKDIQQEWIENA; this is encoded by the exons ATGTTTTTCAAAAGAAATTCTACTGACACACCAAAGCCGCCAAAGCATGCTCCAGATAGGGATACTATCCCAAGCCTAGAGGACCTAGGTGTTCAGCTCCATCCCGATACTGCTCGTTATGTGGCAGACAGTGAGGCATTGGCCCATGCAATTGGCGGCAACG GCCTCAAAGATGTATTCAGCAGTGGACTTGTTTTGATTGCCTCCTTTGCCACTTGTATGGGTGGCCTGCTCTTTGGTTTCGACCAGGGTATTCTTACCATCGTCCTTACCATGAAACAATTCCTTGGGCAATTCCCAGATATCGATCCCGACGTCAGCTCTTCCGCGGCCTTCCACAAAGG ACTCATGACTGCCCTTTTGGAACTTGGCGCTTTGATCGGAGCCCTTCAAGCGGGTTTCGTTGCAGACAAGTATTCTCGTAAATCGGCTATCG gtctCGGTTCTGTGTGGTTCGTCATTGGAGCTATTCTGCAgacctcatccttctcttatGCTCAACTGGTTGTCGGCCGATTAGTAGGCGGTCTTGGTGTCGGTCTTCTCTCTGCTGTGGCCCCAATGTATATTAGTGAGATTGCACCACCAAACATCCGGGGCGCATTGCTTGCCATGGAGGCTACTACCATTAACGGTGGTATCGTCATCATGTTCTACATT ACTTATGGCTCTCGACACATCCCCGGTGACTGGAGTTTCCGACTTCCTTTCCTCGTTCAGATTGCCCCCTGTATCCTCTTGATATTCGGTCTCTGGAAACTCCCATATTCACCGCGATGGCTTGCTCAGGCAGGTCGCGACGAAGATGCCCTCCACGCTCTCGTACGTCTTCGAGGATATCCTGCCACCGACCCTCGACTTCAGGCCGAGTGGATCAGCATCAGGGCGGAGGCCATCCAGAACCGAGAGGTTATTGTCAAGagccatccttctcttcaaggCGAGGACTTTATGTCCGAATTCAAACTCGAGATTGCTTCTTGGATCGACATGTTCAAACCGAAGCTTATCAGGCGAACTATCATCGGTCCCACCTTGATGATGTTCCAGCAGTTTTCTGGTATCAGTGCT CTCGTCTACTACTCCCCTACTCTCTTTGAGCAGCTCGGCCTCGACTATACAATGCAGCTTGACATGAGCGGTGTCCTTAACATTATTCAGTTTGTCGCCACGGGGCTTGCCTTTTTCATTCTTGACCGAGTAGGACGAaaacctcctctccttttcgGATCTGTGGCCACCACTATTTGCCATGTAATTGTGGCGGTCATTATGGCTAAATTCAGTCACGATTGGGTCCGGTACAACAAGGAGGCATGGGTGGCTGTggccttcatcttcatctacATCTTCTCTTATGGTGTGGGTTGGTCTCCGGTACCTTGGGCCATGC CTGCCGAGGTTCACACGTCGAGTCGCCGAGCCAAGGGTGTCGCCATTACAACCGTCTTCAACTGGTTGGGTAACTTTATCATTGGTCTCATCACACCACCTATGCTTGAAAACATTAAGTACGGCActttcattttcttcgCCACCTTTTGCTTCCTTTCTGGTCTCTATGTCTGGTTCTTCTGCCCTGAGCCCAT GGGTAAAACGCTCGAGCAGATGGATCAAATCTTCCACTCCAACACTGCTCATGAAGACAACCTAGCTAAATCGGATATTCAGGCGGCCATCTTGGGCATTTCTATTGCTGGACCATTATCCGGTTCTGCCATTGCTGGAAAGGTCGGCGACAAGGATATTCAGCAGGAGTGGATAGAGAACGCTTGA
- a CDS encoding hypothetical protein (Match to ESTs gb|CF183443.1|CF183443, gb|CF183442.1|CF183442; HMMPfam hit to RRM_1, RNA recognition motif. (a.k.a. RRM, RBD, or RNP domain), score: 48.6, E(): 1.7e-11), with amino-acid sequence MAQVVPCLDHPSSYRDSRSEIDRETERRLLALSSTLYIGNLSFYTTETQMYQLFSTCAKPEIGGGIKRIIMGLDRNTKTPCGFAFVEYFLHEEAVDCMRYISGTKLDERVIRCDLDPGYKEGRQFGRGRSGGQVRDEFRQEYDSGRGGWGHQRLEEERRRQEQDRLRSQMQFDTYAAVGGLGLAGADVPRGEDFFGDRQKRGRSEDEEEIERREDEKRLRGERDDE; translated from the exons ATGGCACAAGTCGTACCCTGCCTCGACCACCCATCTTCCTACCGCGATAGCAGGTCAGAG ATTGATCGAGAGACTGAGCGCCGACTTTTGGCCCTATCGAGCACACTCTATATTGGTAACCTCAGTTTCTACACCACAGAGACACAGATGTATCAAC TTTTCTCCACCTGTGCCAAACCTGAAATCGGCGGAGGTATCAAAAG AATTATCATGGGTCTCGATCGGAATACCAAGACACCGTGCGGTTTCGCTTTCGTCGAGTACTTTCTTCATGAAGAAGCAGTCGACTGCATGCGATACATCTCTGGCACCAAGCTCGATGAGCGAGTCATTAGATGTGATTTGGATCCAGGATACAAGGAGGGAAGGCAGTTCGGTCGAGGGCGAAGTGGTGGACAAGTTCGAGACGAGTTTAGACAAGAGTACGACAGTGGACGAG GCGGCTGGGGCCATCAACgtttggaggaagagagaaggaggcagGAACAAGACAGATTGCGTTCTCAAATGCAGTTCGACACCTACGCTGCTGTTGGTGGCCTGGGTCTTGCGGGCGCCGACGTTCCTCGAGGTGAAGACTTCTTTGGCGACCGACAAAAGCGTGGTAGAagtgaagacgaagaggagattgaaaggcgtgaagatgagaagcGTTTACGAGGCGAACGAGACGACGAATAA